In Schizosaccharomyces osmophilus chromosome 2, complete sequence, the following proteins share a genomic window:
- the snt2 gene encoding Lid2 complex PHD finger subunit Snt2, giving the protein MHSQERSREQSKKTEENLQKHGIRRLVIKGFKNSVTIAYVTPENKQKSTTRRFVLPEQEKTKIKHIPGSFELDPLPKNGIVYCTLLNGQRIQPNDFVFVSSPFAGEPFQIARLMSFEKSESCLGTNLYDSVRLNWFFRPRDIQRNSSDTRLLYASMHSDIYNVGFIQELVSVKHKTEIQNFNEYKRQPKCFYYDRLFDQNINKVFDLIPVHSITNLPKRTLSDLQNNYSFAIVELAKGRALMGTPRLCNVCKEWCSLDLSVQCADCKKHYHMKCVQPPLAKKPPHGFGWTCALCSVSHRRRNPSLRKSAKLMAHNDSESNEEMSSSIKEDTDNNNKASDSALNTSSHSVTMTSDNYIKQDDTLSPPAEAGVPLLEEVPSSSFTKLRRLPWNMRYIDLRSDFDNETDSDLYPSRVRSIASPTFSPTAEVQSKAPRLLTTADEEIDQNLRSLENEKLDLSPFFAKWPLLKNIPLKGFLFPFFEPNLRAGMLLVPLELDDSDLDDYLRRSWNQWKYLKIEIPPFVLLDVSMTMLYQNGLNMINALDNLQRLITGSDFPNVDSLKIDEKKFGELVKLYGGSLHCIHRHMEARCSLKELLQFYLAWSISPKGTAILKDFATTKEKEGSWEEKYTLFSNRELYDPSKLAKCKKPMVCRNCQSRKSSDFFVGPGTDNTNLEKNKLVIFCEKCGIVWKYYATTSQQALSVEFGRSTDKVVKRKTSEWEQWFANNRSIVSDYQSRDDSRGISPVLTIDSAKANNVKTTGENSSRLQSPLNRNPRSGTPKTKAEVASSPLNTKKECNLCGGSNNDDLVGCYQCGLIVHKSCQGSKTGASDQSKLISMISTSRSTRSAANNTSKPSQLIESSQWLCESCTFVTKFELDSAPECLLCCQTDLQLSMKKTEEGNWAHVLCAAWTPGVVISNDDTEPILGIGCLPSNFWGNTCEICQHDHGISVHCHNNYASLAHVSCALKAGWNICFELIRRDTPKIDIEVGMSTLSFLSSHTAASNEADLTPYLSLKPILLRGPGNIPRNFIPRTSSIPSLGKKSWKAYLESMKSKHAFYFLQAAQSHAPSEEQEMIEESCSRCSTTMSPYWWPEGLCHMCYFHRSLENEVPVANV; this is encoded by the coding sequence ATGCATTCACAAGAAAGGAGTCGTGAACAGAGCAAAAAAACTGAAGAGAACCTGCAAAAGCATGGCATTAGAAGATTAGTTATTAAAGGATTTAAAAATAGCGTTACCATAGCGTACGTGACGCCAGAGAATAAGCAAAAAAGTACAACTAGACGATTCGTGCTTCCAGAGCAGGAAAAGACGAAAATCAAGCACATCCCAGGATCCTTTGAATTGGATCCATTACCCAAAAATGGAATTGTATACTGTACATTATTGAATGGCCAACGAATCCAACCGAAtgactttgttttcgtGTCCTCACCATTTGCTGGCGAACCATTTCAAATAGCTCGACTTATGTCTTTTGAGAAGTCCGAATCTTGCCTTGGGACAAATTTATATGACTCTGTTCGTTtgaattggttttttcgACCGCGTGATATTCAACGAAATTCTTCTGATACGCGTCTTTTGTACGCAAGTATGCACAGCGATATCTATAATGTTGGATTCATCCAGGAACTCGTGAGCGTGAAACATAAAAcagaaattcaaaatttcaatGAATACAAAAGACAACCAAAGTGCTTTTACTATGATCGCCTGTTTGATCAAAACATTAATAAGGTTTTCGACCTAATACCTGTTCATAGTATTACTAATCTTCCTAAACGTACCCTTTCTGATTTACAGAATAACTATAGTTTTGCGATTGTCGAATTAGCGAAAGGGCGAGCCTTGATGGGAACACCTCGACTTTGCAACGTCTGCAAAGAATGGTGTTCTTTAGATCTTTCGGTACAATGTGCTGACTGCAAGAAACATTATCACATGAAGTGTGTGCAACCTCCGTTGGCAAAAAAGCCGCCCCATGGTTTTGGTTGGACTTGTGCATTATGCTCTGTTTCGCATCGACGAAGAAACCCTTCGTTACGCAAATCCGCAAAGTTGATGGCACATAATGATTCCGAATCAAACGAAGAAATGTCGTCTTCTATTAAAGAAGATACtgataataataataaagcTAGTGATTCTGCTTTGAACACGTCCTCCCATTCAGTTACGATGACCTCTGATAACTATATAAAACAAGATGATACTTTAAGTCCTCCTGCTGAAGCAGGTGTGCCACTTTTAGAGGAGGTGCCAAGTAGTAGTTTTACAAAGCTTCGCCGCCTCCCGTGGAACATGCGTTACATAGATTTACGAAGTGACTTTGATAATGAAACTGATTCTGATTTGTATCCCTCACGGGTTCGCTCTATTGCATCCCCAACTTTTTCCCCGACTGCTGAAGTTCAATCAAAAGCTCCTAGGTTACTGACTACAGCGGATGAAGAGATTGATCAAAATCTACGTTCattagaaaatgaaaagctagATCTTTCACCTTTTTTTGCCAAATGGCCATTGTTAAAAAACATTCCTTTAAAGGGATTTTTATTCCCCTTTTTCGAACCAAATCTACGCGCAGGGATGCTTTTAGTTCCTCTGGAACTTGATGATTCGGACTTAGATGACTATTTAAGAAGAAGTTGGAACCAATGGaaatatttgaagattGAAATACCTCCATTCGTTCTTTTAGATGTCTCCATGACTATGTTATACCAAAACGGGCTGAATATGATCAATGCTCTTGACAATTTGCAAAGATTAATAACTGGAAGCGATTTCCCAAATGTGGATTCCCTTAAAATagatgaaaagaagttCGGGGAGCTTGTCAAACTTTATGGAGGTTCTTTGCATTGTATACATCGTCATATGGAAGCTCGCTGCTCTTTAAAAGAACTATTGCAATTTTACTTGGCGTGGAGTATATCTCCAAAAGGGACTGCGATTTTAAAAGACTTCGCTACgacgaaggaaaaagaaggaagttGGGAAGAGAAGTAcactttgttttctaatCGCGAGCTTTATGATCCTTCCAAGTTGgcaaaatgcaaaaagcCGATGGTTTGTCGTAATTGTCAAAGTCGCAAAAGCTCTGACTTTTTTGTCGGTCCAGGAACGGATAACAccaatttagaaaaaaataaacttgTCATATTTTGTGAAAAATGTGGTATTGTATGGAAGTACTATGCAACTACTTCGCAACAAGCATTAAGCGTTGAGTTTGGTCGTTCAACTGACAAGGTtgtcaaaagaaagacatcAGAATGGGAGCAATGGTTTGCCAACAATCGTAGTATCGTCAGCGATTATCAATCTCGTGACGATAGTCGAGGTATATCACCTGTACTGACCATTGATAGCGCTAAGGCTAACAATGTTAAGACAACAGGTGAAAATTCTTCGCGTCTTCAAAGCCCGCTTAATAGAAACCCAAGAAGTGGTACTCCAAAAACCAAAGCCGAAGTTGCTTCATCACCATTgaatacaaagaaagaatgcaATTTATGCGGCGGAAGCAATAATGACGATTTGGTTGGATGTTACCAATGTGGACTAATTGTTCACAAATCTTGCCAAGGTAGTAAAACGGGGGCAAGCGATCAATCTAAACTGATATCCATGATATCTACTAGTCGATCAACTAGAAGTGCGGCAAACAATACCTCTAAACCTAGTCAGTTAATCGAAAGTAGTCAGTGGTTGTGCGAAAGTTGTACTTTCGTTACCAAATTTGAACTTGATAGTGCACCTGAATGTTTATTATGCTGTCAAACAGATTTGCAACTTTCGATGAAAAAAACTGAAGAAGGTAATTGGGCACATGTGTTGTGTGCTGCTTGGACACCCGGTGTTGTGATTTCAAATGATGACACTGAACCCATTTTAGGAATTGGTTGCTTACCATCAAATTTTTGGGGTAATACTTGCGAAATTTGTCAACATGATCATGGCATAAGTGTGCATTGTCATAACAATTACGCGTCACTTGCTCATGTAAGTTGTGCTTTGAAAGCCGGATGGAATATTTGTTTCGAATTAATTCGAAGAGATACGCCTAAAATCGATATTGAAGTTGGAATGTCGACCTTATCTTTTCTAAGCAGCCACACCGCTGCAAGCAATGAAGCGGATTTGACTCCTTACCTCTCTTTGAAGCCGATCCTACTCCGTGGTCCGGGTAATATTCCGCGCAATTTCATACCTCGCACAAGCTCGATACCGTCGTTGGGTAAAAAGTCCTGGAAGGCTTATTTAGAAAGCatgaaaagtaaacatgcgttttattttttacaaGCGGCTCAGTCCCATGCACCCTCCGAAGAGCAAGAAATGATTGAAGAAAGTTGCAGTAGATGTTCAACTACGATGAGTCCATATTGGTGGCCGGAGGGGCTTTGTCATATGTGTTATTTTCATCGTTCTTTAGAAAACGAAGTGCCCGTTGCGAATGTATAG
- the wis4 gene encoding MAP kinase kinase kinase Wis4: MNFESTHYTPNDPVDLGLEHLCDSNQDILDNAHITSTINANGRQPNSKSADDSESSKRLLNPSSFPFSSSGIVGERFGHSRSFTGSNPPSLNPAYTSSSSPSILPRTISSTHQHYPSMLRSPYYAGNRSHRSDNNLSIYPHITRPRESSDFTRNYQKKSLDPYYAYENSYYNHADSDLSLLNDKSSHSMISMHHSEEESDNDTEFSESAYPEFDIDAFYNVPSILFSELDLQNPEKRERLEWHMMLSSVLKGDVMQSEKKRMNSTKHTGYSKQNITDIWLGLQAWLHGRLIEDQAEVIRNKRENVDYVLQEVINFEVKPIEFCQNPAFEQVAEILGKVEECESYYISSRKMREDVPLYASKEFNDKLNALISWSNVKENVRTETVILQRWVGNETFDLTSQITNSPSFVERIFRQFGLQKTFEQRTLTTLNRLIHQAKQTIVENAKVFEEMKLPTYGAELRALVDFPIKLVDEALRIRLMYAKKVKGSNSFMVDSLLDDFKIALSVAVRVKLEYIDIASPCLGWDLPQDVDACYNDILLESLKFYYKLLAMKLNSCNKNLYFKEIDFLENEWAFLDKYVGWIDGGVYQMASHFGYLLNRLLINVHRHLEAHLRGPEERSTMSLTNWFTTLLKNTQVRFRKILRFYDVYNSRLQNSAEYVVHENCLNEMVDRLSSTGHFLTYTANLERDGVLIIADATLLERPEAIKSLIVSATNNDLEFTKKNKSYVLILSTKQPLLWKGRIIKVDIPDFHVDLKNNHIRIVTSNNAAHLQDAKAVFQDLNTGLVSLRINCRSNIARVYKEYIRFNKLCIRIASTVLDSVTYVRRACKGMECSDLIYSAFAFAAEFSQRSMRFLNVDSLDNHLQKKTMIFAIDWIAFLCEECDPLDRKTFRWAVGALEFLMVVLHGTNILMLEDSNFERLRDKVGKTMSLLLNHFDILGAKSKTIDFHELEVGDMDNSSRIYLNYGNVEEDETISVLQKEMMQRIEEIDAERNAKLHERLAIGHVLDVSVYRNRDFIKLASSLSNITIRWQQGQFVKSGMFGDVYSGVNLDTGDLLAVKEIKIQDSRSLKSAVDQIHNEMTVLEKLNHPNIVSYYGVEVHREKVYIFMELCQGGSLADLLSHGRIEDEAVVGTYVLQLLEALFYMHSRNVLHRDIKPGNLLLDSHGNIKLSDFGSALYVPPPEDSTVGIEDIQLEMHSLAGTPMYTAPEIIVGTKKGRFGSMDIWGLGCVVLEMLAGCTPWNQMDNEWAIMYHIAVMHTPTIPSSYQITSLARDFLERCFDCDPERRPTALELYLHPWVTKLREKIGIAVPIEMQELINTHNELAMENERNKKLNDMLAAENDENMKIVENAIPPISPYSLDKVVDGLNAVELEDESQRSPFSDSESAT; this comes from the coding sequence ATGAACTTTGAGAGCACTCACTATACTCCGAATGACCCGGTTGATTTAGGATTAGAGCATTTGTGTGATTCCAATCAAGATATCCTTGATAATGCTCATATTACCTCTACTATCAATGCCAATGGTCGCCAACCGAATTCGAAGTCTGCCGATGATTCTGAGTCTTCAAAGCGACTCTTaaatccttcttcttttcctttctcttcCTCTGGGATAGTGGGAGAGCGGTTCGGCCATTCTAGAAGCTTCACCGGTTCGAATCCACCTTCTTTGAATCCTGCCTATACCTCGAGTTCAAGTCCATCAATCCTTCCTCGTACTATCTCTTCTACCCACCAACATTATCCATCCATGCTCCGTTCTCCATACTATGCCGGAAATAGAAGCCATCGGAGTGACAATAATTTAAGCATTTATCCTCATATCACTCGACCCCGCGAAAGTTCAGACTTCACTCGTAATTATCAGAAGAAGTCTTTGGATCCATATTATGCATACGAAAATTCGTACTACAATCATGCCGATTCAGACTTATCTTTGCTAAACGACAAGTCGTCGCATTCTATGATATCTATGCATcattctgaagaagaaagtgaCAATGATACCGAATTTTCCGAGTCTGCTTATCCAGAGTTTGACATTGATGCGTTTTACAATGTCCCGAGCATTTTGTTTAGTGAACTTGATCTCCAAAATCCCGAGAAACGGGAGCGTCTTGAGTGGCATATGATGCTTTCTTCTGTGTTAAAAGGAGACGTCATGCAGTCcgaaaagaagagaatgaaTAGTACGAAACACACTGGttatagtaaacaaaacatcaCAGACATCTGGCTAGGACTTCAAGCATGGCTCCACGGTCGTCTTATCGAAGATCAAGCTGAAGTTATCCGGAACAAACGGGAAAATGTCGATTATGTCTTACAGGAGGttataaattttgaagTTAAACCTATAGAGTTTTGCCAAAACCCTGCATTCGAGCAGGTTGCAGAAATCCTTGGTAAAGTCGAAGAATGTGAAAGTTACTATATTTCTAGCCGCAAAATGAGAGAAGACGTTCCGTTATACgcttccaaagaatttaACGACAAGTTGAATGCTTTAATATCGTGGAGTAATGTAAAGGAAAATGTCCGAACAGAAACTGTAATTCTTCAAAGATGGGTTGGGAACGAAACATTTGATTTGACTAGCCAAATTACTAACTCACCGTCCTTCGTAGAACGGATATTTCGACAGTTTGGTTTACAAAAGACATTCGAGCAAAGAACGCTGACTACTCTGAATCGCCTTATTCATCAGgcaaaacaaacaattgTGGAGAATGCTAAAGTTTTTGAGGAAATGAAACTTCCGACGTACGGTGCTGAACTGAGGGCTTTGGTCGATTTTCCAATAAAATTAGTGGATGAAGCTCTACGTATTCGATTGATGTACGCCAAAAAAGTTAAAGGGTCGAATTCATTCATGGTGGACTCTTTATTAGATGATTTTAAAATTGCTTTATCGGTTGCTGTACGTGTCAAATTAGAATATATTGACATAGCAAGTCCGTGTTTAGGTTGGGATTTGCCTCAAGATGTTGATGCCTGTTACAACGATATCTTGTTGGAATCTTTAAAGTTTTATTATAAGCTGCTTGCTATGAAATTGAATTCTTGCAACAAAAACCtatattttaaagaaatagaCTTTCTAGAGAATGAATGGGCTTTCCTTGATAAATATGTGGGATGGATCGATGGTGGAGTTTACCAAATGGCTAGTCATTTCGGTTATTTATTGAACCGTCTTCTAATAAATGTGCATCGACATCTTGAAGCTCATTTGAGAGGGCCTGAAGAGCGTTCAACGATGTCTCTGACAAATTGGTTCACAACGCTTCTTAAGAATACGCAAGTTCGGTTTCGTAAAATCTTGCGTTTTTACGATGTGTATAACTCTCGTTTACAAAACTCTGCTGAATATGTTGTTCACGAAAATTGTTTAAATGAGATGGTTGACCGTCTGTCCTCAACTGGCCATTTTTTGACGTATACGGCCAATTTGGAGCGTGATGGTGTTCTCATCATTGCTGATGCAACTTTATTAGAAAGACCAGAAGCGATTAAATCCTTAATTGTAAGTGCCACGAATAATGATTTGGAATTcaccaagaaaaataaatcatacgttttaattctttctaCTAAGCAGCCATTACTTTGGAAAGGgagaataataaaagttGATATTCCTGATTTTCACGTTGAcctaaaaaacaatcacATACGGATTGTTACTTCCAATAATGCTGCTCATTTACAAGATGCAAAGGCTGTATTCCAGGATCTAAACACGGGTTTGGTGAGCCTCCGCATTAATTGCCGATCTAATATCGCACGCGTTTACAAGGAGTATATTCGATTTAACAAACTTTGCATTCGCATCGCTTCTACTGTTCTCGATAGTGTTACCTATGTCCGAAGGGCGTGTAAAGGTATGGAATGTTCGGATTTAATATATAGTGCCTTTGCTTTTGCAGCAGAATTTAGTCAGCGTAGTATGCGTTTCTTAAATGTTGACTCCTTAGACAATCATCTTCAGAAAAAGACTATGATTTTTGCGATTGATTggattgcttttctttgtgAGGAGTGTGATCCTCTCGATAGAAAAACGTTCCGCTGGGCTGTTGGTGCCTTGGAGTTTCTAATGGTCGTATTGCATGGGACAAATATATTGATGCTCGAGGACTCCAACTTTGAGAGACTGCGTGATAAGGTAGGTAAAACCATGTCTCTGCTACTAAATCATTTTGACATTCTTGGCGCTAAATCTAAAACAATTGATTTTCATGAGTTGGAAGTTGGGGACATGGATAACTCCTCAAGAATTTACCTGAATTACGGTAATGTTGAAGAGGATGAAACGATTTCGGTTttgcaaaaggaaatgatgCAGCGAATTGAAGAGATTGATGCTGAACGAAATGCAAAGTTACATGAGCGATTAGCAATTGGCCATGTGCTTGATGTTTCGGTATACCGAAACAGAGACTTTATCAAACTAGCTTCATCTTTATCCAATATTACAATTCGTTGGCAACAAGGTCAATTTGTTAAAAGCGGAATGTTCGGCGACGTATACAGCGGTGTAAACCTTGATACAGGTGATCTTTTAGCCGTTAAGGAAATTAAAATTCAAGACAGTCGTTCTCTTAAAAGTGCTGTTGACCAAATTCATAACGAGATGACTGTGCTAGAAAAACTTAATCACCCAAACATAGTTTCGTATTATGGTGTGGAGGTTCATAGAGAAAAGGTCTATATTTTTATGGAATTATGTCAAGGAGGATCTTTGGCAGATTTGCTTTCTCACGGCCGTATAGAAGATGAAGCAGTCGTTGGCACATATGTTTTGCAGTTACTGGAggctttattttatatgCACTCACGGAATGTTTTGCATCGTGATATAAAACCAGGTaatcttttgttggatAGTCATGGGAATATTAAATTAAGCGATTTCGGTTCAGCGCTCTATGTACCACCTCCAGAAGATTCTACAGTTGGTATCGAAGATATTCAGCTTGAGATGCATAGTTTGGCTGGAACCCCGATGTACACAGCCCCGGAGATTATCGTAGGAACtaaaaaaggaaggttTGGTTCTATGGATATTTGGGGACTTGGATGTGTGGTTTTAGAGATGTTGGCTGGATGCACTCCTTGGAACCAAATGGACAATGAATGGGCCATTATGTATCACATTGCGGTAATGCATACCCCAACAATTCCTTCGAGCTATCAAATTACTAGTCTTGCTAGGGACTTTTTAGAACGCTGTTTTGATTGTGATCCAGAAAGACGTCCTACTGCCCTTGAACTGTACTTGCATCCTTGGGTTACCAAGTTGCGTGAAAAGATAGGAATTGCAGTTCCTATTGAAATGCAGGAGCTAATAAATACGCATAATGAACTGGCTATGGAAAATGAACGTAATAAGAAGCTGAATGACATGTTAGCGGCGGAGAACGATGAAAATATGAAGATTGTTGAAAATGCTATTCCGCCAATTTCTCCTTATTCTTTAGACAAGGTTGTGGACGGATTGAATGCAGTCGAGTTGGAAGATGAAAGTCAAAGGTCACCTTTTTCTGATTCAGAATCCGCTACTTAG
- a CDS encoding transcription factor Hsr1, whose translation MSNNVSFLSAPSNPTYSFPYSSSAPSLQQAPSSSTPTTATTTASSLHHPHSLPLSISSSGNHTQPASDIPLSEPLTSFLPSFSQGSPKSNVFPPQPSTSAPTGTHVDLNSFHPSKQSFVSSPYYPNTYPSAPSSYYSFNKDSANDWYSDIDGNQISLSQSAPANDGISSYKRYSPTSSNLNYSSSHVDSDAYHLSHYNDLRRQHSYLPSADSFSLHPFSKEYCPSSDTSLLTTQPLNEPTGASVPSYSTLISHLPPSPNLTPINVNMPIVSPDSSVDPRDRKDKLPGAPPSMFFFGTPSPKDGSEKLDTEKVPSLPSIRDPFSFDDTQKSAAAKKHSPNKSRRSSRSKIQAPRSPGGTSFVCQICQKKFKRSEHLRRHIHSLHTTDKPFACFCGKRFSRRDNLRQHERMHANSGSYFTRSLKNNNVSPILPPASSIAPNTLPMSVNDGMSNKSLLPEQHPAVLPKVSLFPMYYPTDPKMPITYQGANSSTSPFVQLPITAPNNLLTGMSDDYNFGTM comes from the coding sequence ATGTCCAACAACGTTTCGTTTTTGTCGGCCCCGTCCAATCCAACTTATTCCTTCCCTTACTCCTCTTCCGCTCCATCTCTCCAACAAGCCCCTTCTTCCTCTACTCCCACTACTGCGACAACGACTGCTTCCTCCCTTCACCATCCCCACTCCCTTCCTCTTTCCATCTCCTCTTCGGGCAATCATACCCAGCCAGCCAGCGACATTCCCTTGTCCGAACCCCTTACCTCTTTTCTCCCATCATTCTCCCAGGGTTCTCCAAAGTCCAACGTCTTTCCTCCCCAACCGTCTACCTCTGCCCCCACCGGCACTCATGTAGACCTCAATTCCTTTCATCCAAGCAAGCAGTCCTTTGTCTCTTCTCCCTACTACCCCAATACCTACCCCTCGGCTCCCTCCTCCTACTATTCCTTTAACAAAGACTCGGCAAACGATTGGTACTCCGACATAGACGGCAACCAGATTTCCCTCTCTCAGTCTGCTCCTGCAAATGACGGAATATCTTCCTACAAGCGTTATTCTCCTACTTCTTCCAACCTCAACTATAGTTCTTCCCACGTCGATTCCGACGCTTACCACCTTTCTCATTACAATGACCTACGTAGACAGCATTCTTACTTGCCTTCAGCAGATTCTTTTTCGCTTCAccctttttccaaagaataCTGTCCCTCTTCCGATACCTCTCTCCTCACGACGCAGCCGCTGAACGAGCCCACTGGTGCAAGTGTACCCTCTTACAGTACGCTCATCTCGCACTTGCCTCCCTCGCCAAATTTGACTCCCATCAACGTTAATATGCCCATCGTTTCACCTGATTCTTCTGTAGATCCCCGCGAcagaaaagacaaattaCCAGGTGCTCCCCCTTCcatgttcttttttggcACTCCTTCACCAAAGGATGGTTCTGAAAAACTAGATACAGAAAAGGTTCCTTCCTTGCCGTCTATACGAGACCCCTTCTCCTTTGACGATACACAAAAGTCGGCTGCCGCTAAGAAGCACAGTCCAAACAAATCAAGGCGATCATCCCGTTCCAAAATACAGGCCCCTCGTTCGCCTGGAGGTACTTCTTTTGTCTGTCAAATCTGCCAGAAAAAGTTTAAACGATCCGAACATTTGCGTAGGCATATCCATTCCCTTCACACTACCGACAAGCcttttgcttgtttttgtgGAAAACGCTTTTCACGAAGAGATAATTTACGTCAACATGAAAGAATGCATGCGAACTCTGGTTCTTATTTTACTCGgtctttaaaaaacaataatgtGTCTCCTATTTTACCTCCTGCATCCTCTATTGCCCCAAACACCCTACCCATGTCCGTAAATGATGGAATGTCAAACAAATCTCTTTTACCAGAGCAGCATCCAGCCGTACTCCCAAAAGTTTCCCTGTTTCCGATGTATTACCCTACAGACCCCAAAATGCCGATTACTTATCAGGGTGCAAATAGCAGCACTTCCCCTTTCGTGCAACTTCCTATTACTGCTCCTAATAATTTACTAACTGGTATGAGTGATGACTATAATTTCGGTACTAtgtaa
- the rpl3001 gene encoding 60S ribosomal protein L30, translating into MASVVTKKGKKSGDTINSKLALTMKSGKSVLGYKSTLKTLRSGKAKLILIAGNCPPLRKSELEYYAMLSKANVHHYSGSNIDLGTACGRLFRVGVLAITDAGDSDILEA; encoded by the exons ATGGCATCTGTGGTAACcaagaagggaaaaaagaGCGGAGATACTATCAACTCCAAGCTTGCCCTCACTATGAAGAGTGGCAAGTCCGTCTTGGGCTACAAGTCTACCTTGAAGACTCTCCGCTCTGGTAAGGCCAAGCTCATCTTGATTGCCGGTAACTGCCCTCCTCTCCGCAAGTCCGAGCTTGAGTACTATGCTATGCTTTCCAAGGCTAATGTTCACCACTACTCTGGTTCCAA CATTGATCTCGGTACCGCTTGCGGTAGACTTTTCAGAGTCGGTGTTTTGGCTATTACTGACGCTGGTGACTCTGACATTTTGGAAGCTTAg
- the gid4 gene encoding GID complex subunit Gid4, with translation MFESSYLRNGAQFHGIQKSDGNKTFDVSVTVLHVNTEQSMLCGFFKISGLSGNNSSLTTYFEAEIIGDKYGFLTRWPEWGASESTDYKHWKRLGAFQYAKRKVPLRRIKPYDPWKKGTIYMRWKELAMLDKVNDFQFRSRNSSSDVSFEGFYYIAFSQRTGRISGYYYHYKFDHFQYLELDPVLNRTFPVLEFL, from the coding sequence ATGTTTGAATCTTCGTATTTGAGAAATGGTGCCCAATTCCACGGAATTCAAAAATCGGATGGTAATAAGACATTCGACGTATCCGTGACAGTATTACATGTAAATACGGAGCAATCGATGCTCTGtggatttttcaaaataagtGGATTGAGTGGAAACAACTCATCACTTACAACATACTTTGAGGCAGAAATCATTGGAGATAAGTATGGATTTCTGACACGGTGGCCGGAATGGGGTGCTTCAGAATCAACAGATTATAAGCATTGGAAACGGCTGGGAGCTTTTCAATATGCAAAGCGGAAGGTACCTCTGCGTAGGATTAAACCCTACGATCCTTGGAAGAAAGGAACTATCTATATGCGATGGAAAGAATTGGCGATGCTGGATAAAGTGAACGATTTTCAATTCCGGAGCAGGAACTCTTCGTCCGATGTCAGTTTCGAAGGATTCTACTACATTGCCTTCTCTCAACGGACGGGACGAATTTCCGGATACTACTATCATTACAAATTTGATCATTTTCAGTATTTGGAATTGGACCCTGTTCTAAACAGGACATTCCCTGTTTTAGAATTTCTATGA
- the ppk13 gene encoding serine/threonine protein kinase Ppk13 → MQSFFKNTWNSINPLISSLLNNDLIVLKNEQYKVLQPLGEGGYAFVYLIEHVENGKKFALKKIKCHSGREGIQKALKEAKFHEEFNHSYLLKSLHVEVQKEADGVQYVHIMFPFFQKGTVAQIVQNQHAKSTFVSKRYVLSWSLCLLQALKYLHNGGEESEFENTMDTTNLIDLGVESNPVKKKSYKCYIHGDVKPENLLLSNDVSNAVLTDFGSIYRVPSVISDNSQAIAFQDMASENCTMSYRAPELFHVRPGSTITEKADIWSFGCVLYAIMFGYTPFEKQVSQGGSLALAVCNAQYSFPSKHPYHPALVDLVRECLRLNPEQRPSAEYLIHHITEMMNS, encoded by the exons ATGcaatctttctttaagAATACATGGAATTCTATCAATCCGCTAATTTCTTCGCTCCTCAACAACGATTTGATCGTGTTAAAAAACGAACAGTATAAAGTGCTTCAACCACTCGGTGAAGG AGGATATGCATTTGTGTACCTTATTGAACATGTAGAGAATGGTAAAAAGTTTGCgctgaaaaaaataaaatgcCATTCAGGTCGAGAAGGCATTCAAAAAGCattaaaagaagcaaagtTTCATGAGGAATTTAATCATTCCTATTTACTTAAAAGCTTACATGTCGAAGTACAAAAGGAAGCTGATGGTGTTCAATATGTTCATATTAtgtttcccttttttcaaaagggCACTGTTGCACAGATTGTTCAGAATCAACATGCAAAGAGTACTTTTGTTTCGAAGCGTTATGTCTTAAGCTGGTCTCTGTGTCTTTTACAGGCCCTAAAATATCTCCATAATGGGGGTGAAGAAtctgaatttgaaaataccATGGACACAACAAACCTTATTGATTTAGGAGTAGAAAGCAATCcagtgaagaaaaaaagttacAAGTGTTATATTCATGGAGATGTGAAACCTG AGAACTTACTATTGAGCAACGATGTGAGTAATGCTGTACTTACAGATTTTGGAAGCATATATAGGGTTCCTTCTGTCATTTCAGATAATTCGCAGGCAATAGCTTTTCAAGACATGGCCTCAGAAAATTGTACTATGTCTTATCGAGCTCCCGAGCTTTTCCATGTAAGACCGGGTTCCACAATTACGGAAAAGGCAGATATTTGG AGTTTTGGTTGCGTCTTGTATGCAATCATGTTTGGATACActccttttgaaaagcaagtcAGTCAAGGTGGTTCATTGGCTTTGGCTGTTTGTAATGCACAATACTCTTTTCCATCTAAACATCCCTACCATCCGGCACTGGTCGATTTAGTCCGTGAATGTCTACGACTGAATCCTGAACAACGACCATCCGCTGAATACCTAATCCATCATATTACAGAAATGATGAACAGTTAA